A genomic window from Hemitrygon akajei unplaced genomic scaffold, sHemAka1.3 Scf000204, whole genome shotgun sequence includes:
- the LOC140724397 gene encoding uncharacterized protein, whose amino-acid sequence MAHQRVQTGVRPFTCSDCGMRFTRSSTLQRHQKVHTGEKPFTCSVCGKGFTESSKLKVHQRVHTGEKPFTCSVCGKGFTESSKLKVHQRVHTGEKPFTCSVCGKGFTESSKLKVHQRVHTGEKPFTCSVCGKGFTESSKLKVHQRVHTGEKPFTCSVCGKKFTLSSSLQRHQSVHTGEKPFTCSVCGKGFTESSKLKVHQRVHTGEKPFTCSVCGKGFTESSKLKVHQRVHTGEKPFTCSVCGKKFTLSSSLQRHQSVHTGEKPFTCSVCGKGFTWSSHLQIHQRVHTGERPFTCSVFCGKGFTESSKLKVHQRVHTGEKTFICSDCGKGFTRSFDLMAHQRVHTGERPFTCSVCGKGFTESSKLKVHQRVHTGEKPFTCSVCGKKFTLSSSLQRHQSVHTGEKPFTCSKPFTCSVCGKGFTQSSNLLSHQSVHTGEKPFTCSVCGKGFTESSKLKVHQRVHTGEKPFTCSVCGKGFTYSSSLQGHQSVHTGEKPFTCSVCGKKFILSSSLQRHQSVHTGEKPFTCSVCGNGFTESSKLKVHQRVHTGEKPFTCSFCGKGFTQSSNLLIHQRVHTGEKPFTCSECGKGFTQPSNLLIHQRVHTGEKPFTCSECGKGFTQSSSLQKHQRVHTGEKPFTCSVCGKGFTSSSNLQKHQRVHTGEKPFTCSVCGKGFTSSSNLLSHQSVHTEEKPFTCSVCGKGFTRSSKLKVHHRVHTGEKLFTCSVCGKGFTQSSTLQKHQSVHTF is encoded by the exons atggcacaccagcgagttcagacCGGGGtgcggccgttcacttgctcggactgtgggatgagattcactcggtcatccaccctacagagacaccagaaagttcacactggggagaagccgttcacctgctcagtctgtgggaagggattcactgaatcatctaaactgaaggtacatcagcgagttcacactggggagaaaccgttcacctgctcagtctgtgggaagggattcactgaatcatctaaactgaaggtacatcagcgagttcacactggggagaaaccgttcacctgctcagtctgtgggaagggattcactgaatcatctaaactgaaggtacatcagcgagttcacactggggagaaaccgttcacctgctcagtctgtgggaagggattcactgaatcatctaaactgaaggtacatcagcgagttcacactggggagaaaccgttcacctgctcagtctgtgggaagaaattcactttgtcatccagcctgcagagacatcagtcagttcacactggggagaaaccgttcacctgctcagtctgtgggaagggattcactgaatcatctaaactgaaggtacatcagcgagttcacactggggagaaaccgttcacctgctcagtctgtgggaagggattcactgaatcatctaaactgaaggtacatcagcgagttcacactggggagaaaccgttcacctgctcagtctgtgggaagaaattcactttgtcatccagcctgcagagacatcagtcagttcacactggggagaaaccgttcacctgctcagtctgtgggaagggattcacttggtcatcccacctacagatacatcagcgagttcacactggagagaggccgttcacctgctctgtct tctgtgggaagggattcactgaatcatctaaactgaaggtacatcagcgagttcacactggggagaagacgttcatctgctcagactgtgggaagggattcactcggtcatttgacctaatggctcaccagcgagttcacaccggggagcgtccgttcacctgctcagtctgtgggaagggattcactgaatcatctaaactgaaggtacatcagcgagttcacactggggagaaaccgttcacctgctcagtctgtgggaagaaattcactttgtcatccagcctgcagagacatcagtcagttcacaccggggagaaaccgttcacctgctca aaaccgttcacctgctcagtgtgtgggaagggattcactcagtcatccaacctgctgagtcatcagtcagttcacactggggagaagccgttcacctgctcagtctgtgggaagggattcactgaatcatctaaactgaaggtacatcagcgagttcacactggggagaaaccattcacctgctcagtctgtgggaagggattcacttactcatccagcctgcagggacatcagtcagttcacactggggagaaaccgttcacctgctcagtgtgtgggaagaaattcattttgtcatccagcctgcagagacatcagtcagttcacaccggggagaaaccgttcacctgctcagtgtgtgggaatggattcactgaatcatctaaactgaaggtacatcagcgagttcacactggggagaaaccattcacctgctcattctgtgggaagggattcactcagtcatctaacctactgatacaccagcgagttcacactggggagaagcctttcacctgctcagaatgtgggaagggattcactcagccaTCTAACCTACtgatacaccagcgagttcacactggggagaagcctttcacctgctcagaatgtgggaagggattcactcagtcatccagcctgcagaaacatcagcgagttcacactggggagaaaccgttcacctgctcagtctgtggaaagggattcacttcgtcatccaacctgcagaaacatcagcgagttcacactggggagaaaccgttcacctgctcagtctgtggaaagggattcacttcgtcatccaacctgctgagtcatcagtcagttcacactgaggagaaaccgttcacctgctcagtctgtggaaagggattcactcggtcatctaaactgaaggtacatcatcgagttcacactggggagaaactgttcacctgctcagtctgtgggaagggattcactcagtcctccaccctacagaaacaccagtcagttcacacattTTGa